The proteins below are encoded in one region of Natronospira bacteriovora:
- a CDS encoding LysR family transcriptional regulator, which produces MKTTLAQWRALQAVVDHGGFAQAAAVLNRSQSSVSYAVGRLEESLGVRLLKLSGRRARLTDAGSALLRGARNLLSEARELESLAATLAEGWEAELSLAVDGLCPEPLLSSALEDFASQASATRVEISEEVLSGASEAISEGRVDLALSPEVPGGFLGEPILEVAFLPVAHPDHALNGLNRSLTNDDLRRERQIVIRDSARQGRRDHGWLGAPRRWTVTSLESARRLVTQGLGFAWLPAPVVAADIDSGRLRQLQLQAGGGRRSHLYLVVARPNSLGPAARLLVDCLRTAAADYAAP; this is translated from the coding sequence GTGAAAACGACCCTCGCGCAATGGCGTGCCCTGCAGGCCGTGGTGGATCACGGCGGATTTGCTCAAGCCGCAGCGGTACTCAATCGCAGCCAATCCTCGGTCAGCTACGCCGTCGGTCGCCTGGAGGAAAGCCTGGGTGTTCGGCTGCTGAAGCTCTCCGGCCGGCGAGCGAGACTGACGGATGCCGGCTCCGCACTGCTGCGGGGCGCTCGTAATCTGCTTTCGGAAGCCCGGGAGCTGGAATCACTGGCTGCGACACTGGCTGAAGGCTGGGAGGCAGAGTTGAGTCTGGCGGTGGATGGCCTGTGCCCGGAACCGCTGCTTTCCAGTGCACTGGAGGATTTCGCCTCCCAGGCGTCGGCGACACGTGTCGAGATTTCCGAAGAAGTATTGTCCGGGGCGTCCGAGGCCATCAGTGAGGGTCGGGTGGATCTGGCCCTGAGCCCGGAGGTCCCCGGTGGCTTTCTGGGAGAACCGATACTGGAGGTGGCCTTTTTGCCGGTCGCTCACCCTGACCATGCCCTGAACGGCCTGAATCGGTCATTGACCAATGATGACCTGCGGCGTGAGCGGCAGATCGTGATTCGGGATTCGGCAAGACAGGGCCGGAGGGATCACGGTTGGCTGGGGGCGCCCCGTCGCTGGACGGTGACCTCGCTGGAGTCGGCTCGGCGGTTGGTGACGCAGGGGCTCGGTTTTGCCTGGCTACCGGCCCCCGTGGTGGCAGCGGATATTGATTCGGGGCGGCTTAGACAGCTGCAGCTGCAGGCGGGTGGCGGCCGTCGCAGCCACCTCTATCTGGTGGTGGCGCGGCCCAATAGCCTGGGGCCGGCCGCGCGGTTGCTGGTGGATTGTCTGCGCACAGCCGCCGCTGACTACGCCGCTCCCTGA
- a CDS encoding DoxX family protein, whose product MTNMKDNVIDLAGRVLLGLIFLIAGIGKIGSGFGLGFGYEATQGYMEAMGVPGILLLPTILLEVLGGLALILGIKARWAAAALAAFTLLAGFLFHFDLGDANETNHLLKNLAISGGLLLVFVHGVKDFALGHRFNLS is encoded by the coding sequence GTGACGAACATGAAAGACAATGTCATCGACCTGGCCGGGCGCGTGTTGCTTGGCCTGATTTTTCTGATTGCCGGCATCGGCAAGATCGGCTCGGGTTTCGGCCTGGGTTTTGGCTACGAAGCCACTCAGGGCTACATGGAAGCCATGGGCGTGCCGGGCATCCTGCTGCTGCCGACGATCCTGCTTGAGGTTCTCGGTGGACTGGCACTGATCCTCGGCATCAAGGCCCGCTGGGCAGCCGCCGCCCTCGCCGCCTTTACGTTGCTGGCCGGCTTCCTTTTCCATTTCGATCTGGGTGATGCCAATGAAACCAACCACCTGCTGAAGAATCTGGCCATCAGCGGGGGCCTGCTGCTGGTCTTCGTGCATGGGGTCAAGGACTTCGCACTGGGCCATCGTTTCAATCTGAGCTGA
- a CDS encoding serine/threonine protein kinase produces the protein MSVQAFADLSPATILDAVEAAGFRPDGRITALNSYENRVYQLGREDAPAGESGLMVAKFYRPGRWSDDTILEEHAFALDLLGSELPVVAPWRLANDSTLFHHGQHRLAVFPSIGGRPPALDQGDDLRQMGRLIARLHNIGESGRFWHRAQLNPEAVGQHAIEQVNQVRMVPAHLEPAWAAISEQVLGRVVQRFAEAGDIQTLRIHGDCHPGNVLWRDDGPWLLDLDDCCTGPAIQDLWMYLSGDREYQMARLSELLEGYSVFRSFDVRELHLVEALRGLRILHYLGWIAERWEDPAFPRAFPDITEGKFWESQILDLREQLAALDEPPLDWQPGY, from the coding sequence GTGAGCGTGCAGGCCTTTGCCGACCTCTCCCCCGCCACCATCCTGGATGCGGTGGAGGCCGCGGGTTTTCGGCCGGACGGGCGCATCACCGCGCTCAACAGCTATGAGAACCGGGTCTATCAGCTGGGGCGGGAAGACGCCCCGGCCGGCGAATCCGGGCTGATGGTGGCCAAGTTCTATCGCCCGGGGCGCTGGAGCGACGACACCATTCTCGAGGAACACGCCTTTGCCCTGGATCTGCTCGGCAGCGAATTGCCGGTGGTGGCGCCCTGGCGTCTGGCCAATGACAGCACGCTCTTTCACCACGGCCAGCACCGCCTGGCGGTGTTTCCCAGCATCGGCGGCCGGCCCCCGGCCCTGGATCAGGGCGACGACCTGCGCCAGATGGGCCGCCTGATTGCGCGACTGCACAACATCGGCGAGAGCGGCCGCTTCTGGCATCGGGCCCAGCTGAACCCGGAGGCCGTCGGGCAACATGCCATTGAGCAGGTGAACCAGGTTCGCATGGTGCCCGCCCACCTGGAACCCGCCTGGGCGGCAATCTCCGAGCAGGTACTGGGCCGTGTGGTACAACGCTTTGCCGAAGCCGGCGACATTCAGACCCTGCGCATTCACGGGGACTGCCATCCGGGCAATGTGCTGTGGCGGGACGACGGACCCTGGTTGCTCGACCTGGATGACTGCTGCACCGGCCCGGCCATTCAGGATCTCTGGATGTACCTCTCCGGTGACCGGGAGTACCAGATGGCCCGCCTGAGTGAGCTGCTGGAAGGCTACAGCGTCTTTCGCTCTTTTGACGTTCGGGAGCTGCATCTGGTGGAAGCCCTGCGCGGCCTGCGCATACTCCACTACCTGGGCTGGATCGCCGAGCGCTGGGAAGACCCGGCCTTTCCCCGCGCCTTTCCTGACATCACCGAGGGCAAATTCTGGGAATCACAGATCCTGGATCTGCGCGAACAGCTCGCCGCCCTGGACGAGCCACCACTGGACTGGCAGCCCGGCTACTGA
- a CDS encoding glutathione S-transferase family protein, which translates to MGLLVDGKWVDQWYDTEKHGGRFVRESAQFRNWITADGRAGPDGEGGFKAEANRYHLYVSYACPWAHRTLIFRKLKKLEDVISVSPVDPDMLENGWEFGDRNDGTHDPLFGYDCLHQVYTRAAADYTGRVTVPVVWDKQRETIVSNESAEIIRMLNSEFDAFTDVKTDFYPQALRKDIDAINEVVYHQVNNGVYRCGFATAQDAYDEAFDALFRALDELEQRLSRQRYLVGEQITEADWRLFTTLMRFDPVYVGHFKTNLRRIADYPNLLNYTRELYQVPGVAETVNMRHIKRHYYYSHGNINPTRIVPRGPELDLEAPHDRDRF; encoded by the coding sequence ATGGGACTTCTGGTAGACGGAAAATGGGTTGATCAGTGGTATGACACGGAAAAGCACGGCGGACGCTTCGTGCGCGAATCCGCCCAGTTCCGCAACTGGATCACCGCGGATGGCCGTGCCGGCCCGGATGGCGAGGGTGGTTTCAAGGCAGAAGCGAATCGCTATCACCTCTACGTCTCCTACGCCTGCCCCTGGGCTCACCGCACCCTGATCTTCCGCAAACTGAAGAAGCTGGAAGACGTGATTTCCGTCTCACCGGTGGACCCGGACATGCTGGAGAACGGATGGGAGTTCGGCGACCGCAACGACGGGACACATGACCCCCTGTTCGGCTACGACTGCCTGCACCAGGTCTATACACGCGCGGCCGCCGACTACACCGGCCGGGTCACCGTGCCGGTCGTGTGGGACAAGCAACGCGAAACCATCGTGAGCAATGAGTCGGCGGAAATCATCCGCATGCTGAACAGCGAATTCGATGCCTTCACCGACGTGAAGACCGACTTTTATCCGCAAGCCCTGCGCAAGGATATCGATGCCATCAATGAGGTGGTCTATCACCAGGTCAACAACGGCGTGTACCGCTGCGGATTTGCCACCGCCCAGGACGCCTATGATGAGGCCTTCGACGCCCTCTTCCGGGCCCTGGATGAGCTGGAACAGCGCCTGTCCCGGCAGCGTTACCTGGTGGGCGAGCAGATCACCGAGGCCGATTGGCGCCTGTTCACCACCCTGATGCGCTTCGATCCAGTCTACGTGGGGCATTTCAAGACCAATCTGCGGCGAATCGCCGACTACCCCAACCTGCTTAACTACACCCGGGAGCTGTACCAGGTGCCTGGGGTAGCGGAAACCGTGAACATGCGCCATATCAAGCGCCACTACTATTACAGCCACGGCAACATCAATCCCACGCGCATCGTCCCCCGTGGCCCGGAACTGGATCTGGAAGCACCCCACGACCGCGACCGCTTCTGA
- a CDS encoding host attachment protein: protein MKVEMPKTWVIVADASRARFLDFRGHVSGLEEIHDMVNPEGRMRNQDLVTDKHGTTNDRKGFASPQMGDNAEAAHQVERAFATEVARTLGKMASENAVQSLILVAPPRFLGELRQRLDKKTSALVKQELNKDISTLSPDEIKAHLDRVA, encoded by the coding sequence ATGAAGGTAGAGATGCCAAAGACCTGGGTCATCGTTGCCGATGCCAGCCGGGCCCGTTTCCTTGATTTCCGTGGTCATGTTTCCGGCCTGGAAGAAATCCACGACATGGTCAATCCCGAAGGACGAATGAGGAACCAGGATCTGGTTACCGACAAGCACGGCACCACCAACGACAGAAAAGGCTTCGCCTCGCCCCAGATGGGTGACAATGCCGAAGCCGCCCACCAGGTCGAACGGGCATTTGCCACGGAAGTGGCGCGAACGCTGGGGAAAATGGCAAGCGAAAACGCTGTGCAGTCCCTGATTCTGGTGGCCCCTCCCCGCTTCCTCGGCGAACTTCGCCAGCGCCTGGACAAGAAGACCAGCGCACTGGTGAAACAGGAGCTGAACAAGGATATTTCCACGCTGAGCCCCGACGAAATCAAGGCACACCTGGATCGGGTGGCCTGA